The region ACGGCTTGCGTGCGAGGAGGCTGGAGCGCAAGCGTAACCCTGCAAAGCGCGCTCTTGTGCCTGTGAGCAACGCGAATTGGCTCAAGATGTGCCCTGATTTTAATCTTTTTTAATTTTTCTATTCTGCTTTTTTCTGTTGTATTTTTGACTAAAATTACAATCCCTGCGTTTTGTGTTAGAATATAATAGGTTTACTTTTTTATTTTTTAGGTAGGGTTTTATGTGTAAATTGCGTTTTTTTGGGTTGATTTGCTTGGCTCTTTTTAGTTTTGGATGCTCGAATTTTTTTAACAACTCTAAGACTGACGAATTGAATGGCGAAAAGGGGATTTATGTAAGTTTTTCTTCAATGCCTGCTTCTACGGACATTTTTTCAAGCGAAAGGGCAGCTTTTCCTAACATTGAAAACGACTCCTTTATGAGTGGAAAATCTGCAAAATTGAAAATACTGGATTCAGGCGGAAATCCTATTTCTAGCATCGGCGAGATTGCTGGCAAAAAGGATGGGAATTCTTTTTATTTTCCTTTTTCGGCTACGGCTAGTGGAACTTACAAGGCAAAAATTTCAATTTATAAAGGCTCTGATGAAATTGCTTCTGGAATTACGGGCGAAACTTTTTTGTGGAATGGTAAGTCGGCTTCTATAACAATTTCCTTAAAACCTAATACTTTGTCCAATGTAAATGGCAGCATTTTTCTTTCTTATAATTTGCCAAGTGATTATTCGCTAGATACGACAAATACAAAAATCATTTCTGGAAAAACTCTTTCGGGAACTGTTATAACTACCACTCTTCCGACTGTGTATGTAAATGATTATACTGGAGAAATTACAAAAGCTGATTGCTCTCCTGGGGTTTATACTCTTGGAATAATTCTAAAAAAAGCTGGCATTTCTGCTGCTGTGGTTTTGCAGGAAATTACAGTTTGGCCAGGATTCCAGACAAACCTTTGGTACTTGCCAGACGGAAATACAACGCAAACTCTTTCCATAACTCCACAAGAAAGAATGCAATTTTATGTGCGTGGAACAAAGGTCGACCCTTCCGATTCAGCTTCTGGCTACTGGTATCTTTCGAATTCATCTATTCAAGCAGTTGAAGGAAACGACAGCACAGGCGACGGTTCAATCGCAAAGCCTTATGCCACGGTTGCAAAGGCCGCTTCTCAATGCAAGGGAGAAGGCCCTTATACGATTTATGTGGATGGAAAAACTTCGGAGTCGGCTGAAATTACTGTCGATTCTAACATTGCTATACAAGGCTTGACTGAAAAGGCGACGATAAGCAGAAAAACTGATAATAATAGAAACACCATGCTTAATTTAATGCTCGATAAATCTTTAACAATGAAGCGCATCACTTTTGACGGCTCTAAAGTTATACTTACTGAATCTAATAAAACATGTCTTTCAATTTCTGGAGAGGCAAATCTTACAGATTGCAAAATAGAAAATTGCTATTCCGCAACGACTTCTTCTGGTGGCGGTGTTTATGTAGGTCCTTTAGCCAAACTAACTATGAAGGATTCTTCAATTACAAACTGCAAGGCTCAATATGGTGGAGCGATATATATAATTACTGATTCCGATACTGAGTGCTTGCTAGAAAATGTTACGATAACTGACTGCGTGGCAGACGGCAATGGTGGAGCGATATGGATAAGGCGTAATTCTGGGTTAAGGGAGAGTTTTTTAAATATAAAAGGAAATTCCAAAATCGACAGGTGCAAAGCAGTCAATGGAAGCGCAATATTCATTTTTGTGGGTTCTAAAGTTACAATAAAAGACAATGTTGTTGTAGGAAATGAGAATGGTTATAGCGAAAGTGGAGGAACTATACTACGAGGAAACCTTGCAACAGGGGATGGTAATGATGGCGCAACAATCTATGTAGATTTAGGAACTTTAGAATTAAAGGACAATGCAAAAATCTGTGGGAACAAGGCAAAGCATGGTGGCGGTGTTCACATTGACAGAACAGGAGTCTTTAATATGAGCGGTGGCGTAATTTCTAAAAATGAAATTACAGGAAATGGTGGTGGGGTTAATGTTGATGATACAGATGGCACTTTCAACATGACCGGAGGCTCTATAGAAGGCAACAAAACAAGTAATAATGCTGATACGAAAGGTGGTGGCGTTCAGGTTGCTGGAACTTTCAATTTTTCTGGCGGAACGATAAAAGGTAATTCTGCTACTGTTAGTGTATCTAGTGCAACAGGTTATGGTGGTGGTGTTGCATTATTTGGTGGAAAAATGTTCATGTACGGTTCTGCGGTAATTGGCAACAAGGATGCTACGGTCGTTGCAACCGTAAGCGCCTGCTCAAACTATGCGCAAAAAGGCGGCGGAATATACAACAATGGAAAACTGTATTTAGGTTATTCTTCTGCAAACAGTGCAGGAGAGCCAGACGATGAAGCAGATTTTTCAAACGATGGCGGTATTTACTATAACTACGCCCAGGGAGTTGGTAATAGTAGCGGTGGTGGCGGAATATGCAATGTTGCTAACTTTTATATGCGTGACGGAAGAATAGGAAAAAATGGTGCAAAATATGGTGGCGGAGTTCTTGTTTCTTCTTCTAATAGTGTGTTTAAGATGTCTGGAGGAATTGTAAAAAACAATGAGGCAGAAAGTGGAGGTGGCGTGTATCTTTCTACAGGCAACATCGACTTTTCTATGAATGGCGGAATAATACAAAATAATAAGGCGACGAGCAACGCTGGAGGTGGCGGAGGAGTATATGTTTCTTCTGATGGCACATTTAGAATGGCATACGGAACTATAAAGGATAATGCTTCAAATAACAACGGTGGCGGTGTGTATAACTTCGGCAAAATGTTCATGTACGGTTCTGCGGTAATTGGCGACAAAAATGCGGCGGAGACTGCAGCTACTAACAACCACTCAAACTATTCAAGTACAAGTGGTGGAGGAATATATAACAATGGAAAACTGTATCTGGGCTATTCTTCTGCAACCAGCACAGGAGAGCCAGACGAAGAAGCAGAGTTTACAGGCGATGGTGGAGTCTACTACAACTATGCAAGTTTAGGTGGGGGAATATGCAATTCAAATGCCTTATACATTAATAGCGGATATATAGTGTTCAATGCTTCAAGGGGTAACGGTGGAGGAATTTATCTTGATTTTTCTTCAAATACGACATTGTCTGGCGGCGGAATAATTCAGAATAAATGTGTAGGCAGTGGGAAAGGAAGTGGAATATATCATAACGGAAACCAGTTTACTATAAAAGTGGATGGAAATATCAACACGGATAATGATATATACTTGGATAAAATTAGCAGTACTGAATTAAAGACTGTAAATATTGATGGAGTTTTGCAAAGTACAGAAATTATTGTTGCACAAATTACACCTGCATTTTATATTGCAAATCTAGGTGTTTTGTCTGGTGATATTGATGTTAATTATGGCGGAAAATGGAATTATACAAGATTTACTGTAACAGATGAAAATCCTGTTAAAAAATGGGAAATAGATTCCTACGGAAAGTTACAACGAAAATATTGATAAAACAACGCTGTAAAAATATAAAAGATTTTGTATAATCGGCTTATGAATTTAAAATTTATATCTTGGAATGTAAACGGCTTGCGTGCTGTTGTTGGAAAAAATTTTTACGAGGCGTTTTCATTATTGGATGCTGATTTTTTCTGTCTGCAAGAAACAAAGTTGCAGTCTGGGCAAATCGAAATGCAACTTCCTGCTGGTTACGAGCAGTTTTGGAATTATGCGCAGAAAAAAGGTTATTCTGGAACGGCGATTTTTGCCAAGCATAAACCTTTGAGCGTTTTTTATGGAATTGATATTGCAGAGCACGATTTGGAAGGCAGAGTTATAACGCTTGAATACAAAAATTTTTATCTTGTTACAGTTTATACTCCAAACTCGCAAAATGAATTGCGTCGCTTAGACTATAGAATGCAGTGGGAAACAGATTTTAAAAACTATCTTTTAAAACTTGCATCGAAAAAAGGCGTTGTTGTCTGTGGCGATTTGAATGTTGCACACGAAGAAATTGACTTAAAAAATCCTTCTTCAAACAGGCGAAATGCGGGCTTTACAGATGAAGAGCGTGCCAAAATGACAGAACTTTTGCAGAGCGGTTTTGTAGACAGCTTCCGTTTTTTTTATCCTGAACAAAAAGATATTTACAGTTGGTGGTCGTATCGTTTTAGTGCGAGGGAAAATAATGCAGGATGGCGTATAGACTATTTTTTGGTTAGCGAAAATCTAAAATCCAAAATGAAAGACGCAAAGATTCACACGGAAATTTTGGGTTCTGACCATTGTCCTGTTGAGCTTCTGCTCGAAGAAGATATTTAAAAAGCAGATTTTTGTTTTGTACATAAGGCGGATTTGCAAAAAGAGAAATTTTTTTTTATTTTGGGCGCATCTGTCTAACGACAGACCGCGCTTTGCAGGGCTACGGCTTACGCCTACGACCAAACGCAGTTCTACGCACTGCGTTTGTTTTCGCTTGCGCTCACCCTTCCAATCGCTTGCGCACATGGAGGTGCGCTTAGAAACAACGCGACAGTTTTGCAAAAAACTGTCAGTCAAATAAAAGCACGGACGTTTTTATTTGAACCAATCGCTTGCGCACACGGATGTGCGCTCAGAAGCAATTCAACATTAAAAGTTTGTCGGGGCTTTTGCTTTTTGTGCTAAAATAATTTTATGAAAAAAAATCCTCTTGTAAGCGTTTGTATTCCTGTTTTTAATAGCGAAAAAACTTTGCCTCGCCTTTTGGAAAGTTTACTATTGCAGACTTTTGAAAATTTTGAAGTTGTTATTGTCGACGACGGAAGCCCTTGTAAAACTCAAAAGCGATTTGGCTTTGCCCAAAATGAAAGTTTCTGTAAAAAAATCGTAAAAGAGTTTTCTAAAAAGGCCAAGTCTCTTAACAAAAATATAAGTTTTTCTTTGGTTGTTCATTCTAAAAATTTTGGGCTTGTAGAAGCGAGGCGTTCTTGCGTTTTAAATGCTAAAGCATCTTACATTTTTTTTGCCGATAGCGATGATGTTTTGCCCCACGATGCTTTAGAGATTTTATACAAAGCCGCAATGGAAAGCGGTGCGGATATTGTTCATGGTAGGGCTGAAATTTATAACGAGGGTGCGTTAGCGCTGTGCAGGGCGGCAAAGCCGGCCACCGCAGAGAGCTTTGCGAGCGAGGAGGCTGGAGCGTCTAGCGGAACCCGAAACATAGCGACGGTGCAAAACGAAGTTTTGCAGCGAACGCCCAATCAAGACTTTATAAATGAGCGGCGAAAAAAAATTTACAACGTTCATCCTGGAGTTCTGGAAGGACACGAGATTTTTGAAAGTTATTTTGTAAACAAAACGCATTCAGGATTTTTGTGGGGCAAGCTTTTTAGGCGAGAGGTTTTGCTAAATGCTTTTGAGCAGATTCCATCTGTTTTTTGCGTTATGGCGGAGGATGTGCTTATTTATTTTTATGCTTCGCATTTTGCTCAAAAATATCTGGGCATTTCGGACTTTGTCTATTTTTATGATATTTCTGGTGGCATAACTTCTAAAAAAAAGGTCTGCGATTTGGGCGAGTGGCAGAGGGTTATTTCTGTTTCGTCGGTTTTTACGATTTTGTACAGCGCGATTGGTGTAAAAGATTCAGATGAAAATGCGATTGTCTTAACCGAAAATGAAAAAAAAGAATTGCGAAGGCTTTGCCTTTATTATGTTTCTAATAATCTGAAACAGCTTCACGGTGCGGTTATTCCAGAATTGCAGGCAGAAGCACGCTCTATGATGGGCGAGTGGTGGGGAGAGGAACTTGTTTGCCTCGTAGAAAAGGCAGAAAGTTAAAAATCAAAAATCAACGCGAAAAACTAAAGCCCTAATAAAGACTTTGCTGTTCCAAAGAGAGTTTTTTGCTCCAGTTTTGCTCCGCAGTCCAGCATCAGCGGTAAAAGCGAATCCACAGTTTTTTTGTTTTTTTCGTATTCAGTTTCGTTTGGGGCGTTGTAGACTTGCGTAAGTATGAGATAGACCAGGGGCGTAATATCGCTCTTTTGTGTTTTTGCAGTCATTTGCGGTTCTGCCTGATTTTTAAAATCTGTTAAGAACATTTTTAGCGTGTTCCAGCTTTGAAATGTTATGAGGCGATATATAAAATTGTTTGGAAGGCTTGTCGTTAGGATTTTTCCTTGCTTTGTCGTAAAAGAAAAATCTGCTTTTCCCCTCGACTTTTTCGTATCTGCTCCTTTTTGCAGCAATTTTTTTGAAACTTCAAAGTCGTCTAATTCTGCTGCAAGGTACAAGGCGGTGTTTGTCATCGAAGAGCCTGCATTCATCTCAAATTTGTCTACATCTTGCGTTTTTTCGATTATGAACGAGATAATTTCGTCTAATTGTTTTGTTTTTTGTTCTATCTGGCTGTCCTTGCAGTAATAGGCATAAAACATGATTTTAGCGAGGTTTGACTCGACATAAGTTTTTTTCATATTGTGACGCACCGTTAAAATGGCTTCTTCTATCTGCTGCTTTTTAGCTTTTGAAAAGTCGAAGGTTGATACGAGTTGATTTGTTCTAAATTCTGCCATCGATTTCGCGTATGCATCGCTACCGTTTTTTAGTGTTGCCTTGAATTGAATTGCATAATATAACGGCGAAACTCCAGAAAATTTGTAAGTGTTTATATCGACTTTGTTTTCTTCCTGCATAAAGACTTTTAAATCGCAATCTTCCAGTGCTTTTAATAGCTTGTCCTTTTTTTCTTTTTTGTAGTCCACTATAACTTTTTCTTGAGTTGATTTTTCATCTACAAAAGCGATTGGTGCAAATTGAGTCCAGAATTGCTCTTTTGGATTAAAATTTTTGAAAAATAATTCGTCTAGAGTTCCAACCATCTTTTTTGAAACTCCGTAGTTCCAGATTTCCAGTGCAAAATCTTTTTGATTAACATACATAAAAAAAGTGAATGCCTGCTGAATAAATCTGCCTGTGAATTCTTCTGCCTGTTGTATGTGCAAAAATGCGTTTTTATAGAATTCTGCAGCTACTTGCAAATCCCAGTTTGCAACTGAAACAAAGCCTTTGAACCAGTTTATAAAAAAATCTGAACGGTTTGGAGCTATGTCTTTTACCTGCTCGTAAAATGCTGCCATATCCTTTGTCTTATATACAAAGTCGCCCATGACCGACTGCCAGATGTAGTTTATTGTCTGCTCTTTTGCAAGTTTGTATTCAAAGCTGTCTTCTATATTTTGATTTTTTGTCTGCTTTTCTGCCATTTTTTATCCTTGTAAAATTATTTTGATGTTAAAATCTCTTCTGCACGTTTTAATGCTGAATCGATATTTGCAAAGATGTTTTCCCGACCGATTATCTCTACGATTCCCATCTTTTTGCAAAGCAAATACGGCTGTTTGTGAAGCCCTGAAAGTATTATCGTTATGTCTTTTCTGTCGCAGGCGTTTTTAACCTGCTCTAATGCGATTATTCCACCTGCATCCAAATATAAAGTGTTTTTCATTCTGAATATGATGACTTTTATATCTGCATCTGCGACTTCTGTTGCATATTCAAATTTTCTAACTGTGCCAAAAAAAAGCGGACCGTCAATCTCGTAAACTAAAACTTGTTTTGGGAGCGTTAGTTCTTGTGTGCTGCCTTCTCCATTTAGACCTTCTGCCAAAGAAGGAGAACCTAAACTTACTGTCGATAAATCTATCATCTTTTTTATGAATAGGAACGCTGCAAATACAAGGCCTATTCCTATTGCATAAGTTAAGTCGATAAAAACGGTTATTAAAAATGTTACGAGTAAAACCGCTGTATCGGATTTTTGCCCTTTTAAGAGAGAGCGAATTGCACGTAAGCCTGCCATATTCCACGCTACTTGAATCAGAATTGCCGCCAAAGATGCAAGAGGTATGTATTGAACGTATTTTCCAAAGAAAATCATTATAAAAAGCAAGGTGAGCGCATGCACAATTCCAGCGATGGGAGTTTTTCCTCCGTTGTTTATATTTGTTGCTGTGCGTGCTATTGCTCCTGTTGCTGGTAAGCCTCCAAAAATCGGACTAAAGATGTTTGCAATTCCCTGCCCTATGAGTTCGTTGTTCGAGTCGTGCTTTGAGCCTGTCATTCCGTCGGCAACAACGGCAGATAGAAGCGACTCTATTGCAGCAAGAAGAGCGATTGAAATTGCAGAAGGAAAAACCGTCTTTATTGTGTTTATGCTAAAGTCTGGAAGCATAGGCTTTGGAAGCGAATCTGGAATTTTGTATAAGTCGCCTATTAGAGTTGTTTTTAAGTTGAAAAAATGGTCTATAAACAGATTTGCCAAAGTTGCAAGCGCGATTACTATAAGGCTTGCTGGAATTTTCTTTGTAAATTTTGGAAGCACAAAAAGAAGAATTAAACTTACAAGTGCCATTAAAAACGAATAAATATTTATTGAAGAAAGAGAGTTTGCGTAGATTAGGATTTTGCCGACAAAAGTTCCTGGCATTTTTTCGTAAACGCTTCCAAATGCTACTATTGGAAATTGCGGTGTAAGGCCAAAAAAGTCGCCAATCTGACCTGTTGCGATTGTAACTGCAATTCCTGCTGTAAAACCTACAACAATCGTATACGGAATGAACTTTACAAGACCTCCAAGTTTAAATGCTCCCAAAAGTATGAGCATTATTCCTGCTAAAACAGTTGCCGTTGCAAGACCTGCAAATCCCAAATTTGGATTGTTTACTATTGCGTATATGATTACTGTGAACGCGCCTGTAGGACCTCCAATTTGAACTTTTGTTCCGCCAAAGGCAGAAATGCAGTATCCTGCTATGATTGCTGTATAAAGACCTGTTTCTGGAGAACAGCCAGAAGCGATTGCAAAGGCTATGGAAAGCGGAAGTGCAACTATTGCGACTATGATGCCAGCGGTAAAATCCTGAAAGAATTTCTTTGAATTGTATCCTTTTATGCTCGCTAAAAGTTCAGGTTTGTACATTATTTTCCTCAAAAATTGATAGTGGATTTTTTTGAATTATGTCGTTTTTCCGTGCGATATTCAATTATCGAAAAATCTGCCATTTGCGATTTTTGGATTTTGTGCGATG is a window of Treponema pectinovorum DNA encoding:
- a CDS encoding SulP family inorganic anion transporter; the encoded protein is MYKPELLASIKGYNSKKFFQDFTAGIIVAIVALPLSIAFAIASGCSPETGLYTAIIAGYCISAFGGTKVQIGGPTGAFTVIIYAIVNNPNLGFAGLATATVLAGIMLILLGAFKLGGLVKFIPYTIVVGFTAGIAVTIATGQIGDFFGLTPQFPIVAFGSVYEKMPGTFVGKILIYANSLSSINIYSFLMALVSLILLFVLPKFTKKIPASLIVIALATLANLFIDHFFNLKTTLIGDLYKIPDSLPKPMLPDFSINTIKTVFPSAISIALLAAIESLLSAVVADGMTGSKHDSNNELIGQGIANIFSPIFGGLPATGAIARTATNINNGGKTPIAGIVHALTLLFIMIFFGKYVQYIPLASLAAILIQVAWNMAGLRAIRSLLKGQKSDTAVLLVTFLITVFIDLTYAIGIGLVFAAFLFIKKMIDLSTVSLGSPSLAEGLNGEGSTQELTLPKQVLVYEIDGPLFFGTVRKFEYATEVADADIKVIIFRMKNTLYLDAGGIIALEQVKNACDRKDITIILSGLHKQPYLLCKKMGIVEIIGRENIFANIDSALKRAEEILTSK
- a CDS encoding exodeoxyribonuclease III, translating into MNLKFISWNVNGLRAVVGKNFYEAFSLLDADFFCLQETKLQSGQIEMQLPAGYEQFWNYAQKKGYSGTAIFAKHKPLSVFYGIDIAEHDLEGRVITLEYKNFYLVTVYTPNSQNELRRLDYRMQWETDFKNYLLKLASKKGVVVCGDLNVAHEEIDLKNPSSNRRNAGFTDEERAKMTELLQSGFVDSFRFFYPEQKDIYSWWSYRFSARENNAGWRIDYFLVSENLKSKMKDAKIHTEILGSDHCPVELLLEEDI
- a CDS encoding glycosyltransferase family 2 protein, whose product is MKKNPLVSVCIPVFNSEKTLPRLLESLLLQTFENFEVVIVDDGSPCKTQKRFGFAQNESFCKKIVKEFSKKAKSLNKNISFSLVVHSKNFGLVEARRSCVLNAKASYIFFADSDDVLPHDALEILYKAAMESGADIVHGRAEIYNEGALALCRAAKPATAESFASEEAGASSGTRNIATVQNEVLQRTPNQDFINERRKKIYNVHPGVLEGHEIFESYFVNKTHSGFLWGKLFRREVLLNAFEQIPSVFCVMAEDVLIYFYASHFAQKYLGISDFVYFYDISGGITSKKKVCDLGEWQRVISVSSVFTILYSAIGVKDSDENAIVLTENEKKELRRLCLYYVSNNLKQLHGAVIPELQAEARSMMGEWWGEELVCLVEKAES
- a CDS encoding ankyrin repeat domain-containing protein → MAEKQTKNQNIEDSFEYKLAKEQTINYIWQSVMGDFVYKTKDMAAFYEQVKDIAPNRSDFFINWFKGFVSVANWDLQVAAEFYKNAFLHIQQAEEFTGRFIQQAFTFFMYVNQKDFALEIWNYGVSKKMVGTLDELFFKNFNPKEQFWTQFAPIAFVDEKSTQEKVIVDYKKEKKDKLLKALEDCDLKVFMQEENKVDINTYKFSGVSPLYYAIQFKATLKNGSDAYAKSMAEFRTNQLVSTFDFSKAKKQQIEEAILTVRHNMKKTYVESNLAKIMFYAYYCKDSQIEQKTKQLDEIISFIIEKTQDVDKFEMNAGSSMTNTALYLAAELDDFEVSKKLLQKGADTKKSRGKADFSFTTKQGKILTTSLPNNFIYRLITFQSWNTLKMFLTDFKNQAEPQMTAKTQKSDITPLVYLILTQVYNAPNETEYEKNKKTVDSLLPLMLDCGAKLEQKTLFGTAKSLLGL
- a CDS encoding autotransporter outer membrane beta-barrel domain-containing protein — translated: MCKLRFFGLICLALFSFGCSNFFNNSKTDELNGEKGIYVSFSSMPASTDIFSSERAAFPNIENDSFMSGKSAKLKILDSGGNPISSIGEIAGKKDGNSFYFPFSATASGTYKAKISIYKGSDEIASGITGETFLWNGKSASITISLKPNTLSNVNGSIFLSYNLPSDYSLDTTNTKIISGKTLSGTVITTTLPTVYVNDYTGEITKADCSPGVYTLGIILKKAGISAAVVLQEITVWPGFQTNLWYLPDGNTTQTLSITPQERMQFYVRGTKVDPSDSASGYWYLSNSSIQAVEGNDSTGDGSIAKPYATVAKAASQCKGEGPYTIYVDGKTSESAEITVDSNIAIQGLTEKATISRKTDNNRNTMLNLMLDKSLTMKRITFDGSKVILTESNKTCLSISGEANLTDCKIENCYSATTSSGGGVYVGPLAKLTMKDSSITNCKAQYGGAIYIITDSDTECLLENVTITDCVADGNGGAIWIRRNSGLRESFLNIKGNSKIDRCKAVNGSAIFIFVGSKVTIKDNVVVGNENGYSESGGTILRGNLATGDGNDGATIYVDLGTLELKDNAKICGNKAKHGGGVHIDRTGVFNMSGGVISKNEITGNGGGVNVDDTDGTFNMTGGSIEGNKTSNNADTKGGGVQVAGTFNFSGGTIKGNSATVSVSSATGYGGGVALFGGKMFMYGSAVIGNKDATVVATVSACSNYAQKGGGIYNNGKLYLGYSSANSAGEPDDEADFSNDGGIYYNYAQGVGNSSGGGGICNVANFYMRDGRIGKNGAKYGGGVLVSSSNSVFKMSGGIVKNNEAESGGGVYLSTGNIDFSMNGGIIQNNKATSNAGGGGGVYVSSDGTFRMAYGTIKDNASNNNGGGVYNFGKMFMYGSAVIGDKNAAETAATNNHSNYSSTSGGGIYNNGKLYLGYSSATSTGEPDEEAEFTGDGGVYYNYASLGGGICNSNALYINSGYIVFNASRGNGGGIYLDFSSNTTLSGGGIIQNKCVGSGKGSGIYHNGNQFTIKVDGNINTDNDIYLDKISSTELKTVNIDGVLQSTEIIVAQITPAFYIANLGVLSGDIDVNYGGKWNYTRFTVTDENPVKKWEIDSYGKLQRKY